One region of Marispirochaeta aestuarii genomic DNA includes:
- a CDS encoding N-acyl homoserine lactonase family protein, giving the protein MKVFILDTGTLHCDRDMFVIEKGRTYRARPEEETVRIPVPVFAVLIQHESGTLLFDTGCNKRAMEGYWPEHLRRSFPVSISPEQDLLHQLSLCNTRPEDISTLLISHMHLDHAGNIRLFPNADIYVGRKDYEYGKTLISDPDIRKHGAYIAEDFHFSTDRLHLVESEFSIMEGVELISLPGHAPEVLGLILHLKNRVLIFPQDSIYTPDNFEPTGKASGIVHDMQAYFDSIEKVRILKNRYNAEVIFPHHQGFFEGLKKAPQWYE; this is encoded by the coding sequence ATGAAGGTATTTATACTTGATACAGGAACCCTGCACTGCGACAGGGATATGTTTGTCATTGAAAAAGGTCGGACCTACAGAGCCAGGCCCGAAGAGGAGACAGTGCGGATTCCCGTTCCGGTATTCGCCGTACTGATACAGCACGAGAGCGGTACCCTTCTCTTCGACACAGGCTGCAACAAGAGGGCCATGGAAGGCTACTGGCCGGAACATCTGCGCAGGTCTTTTCCCGTATCCATATCCCCTGAACAGGATCTGCTGCATCAGCTGTCTTTGTGCAATACCCGACCCGAAGATATTTCCACCCTGCTTATATCTCATATGCACCTGGACCATGCGGGTAACATTCGTCTCTTTCCCAATGCGGACATATATGTTGGCAGAAAGGACTATGAATACGGCAAGACCCTTATTTCTGATCCGGATATCAGAAAACACGGGGCCTACATTGCTGAGGATTTTCACTTTTCCACGGACCGACTCCATCTGGTGGAATCGGAGTTTTCAATAATGGAAGGAGTGGAGCTGATATCCCTCCCCGGGCATGCCCCGGAGGTGCTGGGACTGATCCTTCATTTAAAGAACCGGGTCCTGATATTCCCCCAGGACAGCATATACACCCCGGATAATTTTGAGCCCACAGGTAAAGCCTCGGGGATTGTCCATGATATGCAGGCGTATTTCGATTCAATAGAAAAAGTCAGGATCCTGAAAAACCGCTATAATGCAGAGGTTATCTTCCCCCACCACCAGGGATTCTTCGAAGGCCTGAAAAAAGCACCACAGTGGTATGAGTAG
- a CDS encoding ABC transporter permease: MITARNPRRINNGFHQLTREPALMIGVLIITGLLVLFILYPMFAAAKMSLTPDGKFSGSVYRYVLTHSQYLSAIRNSVLLGAIVASLATFIGFLFAFALTRVRIGGKKFFQGMALLPIISPPFMFALSVILLFGRNGLITSKLLGMDMANIYGLKGLVIVQTVSMFPIAYMTLSGILQGIDPDLETCAMNLGAKRGRAFLTVTLPLALPGIFASWLLVFVSSLTDFGNPIIIGGNFNVLSVQAYLEFTGMGNLPRGTALAMLLLVPTVGVFFVQKYIMKNKSYVTVTGKSSRRSTAQSSAALRIILTFVCAAISGFILLFYATIIGGSFIKLWGINWSFTLNHFVYSWDVGFTTMKNTLFLAIVSTPITALFGMAIAYIVVRKDFPGKHLMEFISMLSYAIPGTAVGIGYILAFNKAPFELSGTAFILITCYVFRNVPIGVEGGIAALKQISNEIEESSINLGATSAATFRKITLPLIRPALFSGATFAFVRSMTAISAIIFLVSARWNHMTVLILAQTEIMRLGAASVMSFALIIVIMVFIFIIMKVTGLGREQIFGTTK, from the coding sequence ATGATTACTGCACGGAATCCGCGACGGATTAATAACGGCTTTCATCAGCTCACCAGGGAGCCGGCCCTGATGATCGGTGTACTTATCATTACCGGACTGCTGGTCCTGTTTATTCTTTACCCCATGTTTGCGGCGGCCAAAATGAGTCTGACGCCGGATGGTAAGTTTTCCGGTTCGGTGTACCGTTATGTGCTGACCCATTCTCAATATTTGAGCGCCATCAGGAACAGTGTTCTCCTGGGTGCTATTGTTGCGTCACTGGCGACGTTTATCGGTTTTCTGTTTGCCTTTGCCCTTACCAGGGTGCGCATCGGCGGGAAAAAGTTTTTTCAGGGAATGGCGCTGCTGCCGATCATCTCGCCTCCCTTCATGTTTGCCCTCTCGGTTATTCTTCTGTTCGGACGAAACGGCCTTATCACCTCAAAACTGCTGGGAATGGACATGGCCAATATTTACGGACTTAAAGGTCTGGTTATCGTGCAGACCGTCAGTATGTTTCCCATTGCATACATGACCCTTTCGGGTATTCTGCAGGGGATAGATCCTGATCTTGAAACCTGTGCCATGAATCTCGGAGCAAAACGCGGAAGGGCTTTTCTTACCGTAACCCTGCCATTGGCACTCCCGGGTATTTTTGCTTCCTGGCTGCTGGTTTTCGTCAGCAGTCTGACCGACTTCGGCAATCCCATCATTATCGGAGGAAACTTCAACGTTCTGTCGGTCCAGGCATACCTGGAGTTTACTGGTATGGGAAACCTGCCCAGGGGTACTGCTCTGGCCATGCTGCTTCTGGTACCGACCGTCGGCGTCTTTTTTGTTCAGAAATACATAATGAAAAACAAGAGCTATGTCACGGTTACCGGAAAATCGAGTCGGCGAAGCACGGCCCAGTCTTCTGCTGCCCTGAGAATAATTCTTACTTTTGTCTGTGCAGCCATCTCCGGTTTTATTCTGCTTTTTTATGCCACCATCATCGGCGGAAGCTTTATAAAACTCTGGGGAATCAACTGGAGTTTTACGCTTAACCATTTTGTGTACAGCTGGGACGTGGGCTTTACTACCATGAAGAATACGCTTTTTCTTGCCATTGTAAGCACCCCCATTACAGCTCTGTTCGGTATGGCGATTGCCTATATTGTCGTGCGCAAGGATTTTCCCGGCAAGCACCTCATGGAGTTTATCTCCATGCTCAGCTACGCTATTCCCGGTACAGCCGTGGGTATCGGGTATATCCTCGCTTTCAACAAGGCTCCTTTTGAGCTTTCCGGAACAGCGTTTATTCTTATTACCTGTTATGTTTTCCGGAATGTTCCTATTGGAGTGGAGGGGGGGATTGCCGCCCTTAAACAGATCTCCAACGAAATAGAGGAATCATCAATAAACCTTGGTGCCACCAGTGCCGCGACGTTCCGCAAAATAACCCTCCCGCTTATCCGCCCGGCCCTGTTTTCCGGGGCGACTTTTGCCTTTGTGCGGAGCATGACTGCAATCAGCGCCATTATTTTTCTTGTCTCGGCACGGTGGAATCACATGACGGTACTTATTCTCGCCCAGACGGAAATTATGCGACTCGGAGCGGCCTCGGTCATGTCGTTTGCCCTCATAATCGTAATAATGGTCTTCATTTTCATAATCATGAAGGTCACGGGTCTGGGACGGGAACAGATCTTCGGCACAACAAAGTAA
- a CDS encoding DUF3187 family protein: MMNSVSRTAPFFLLSLFLVLFSRPDPVFAHGPLRGKLLDVPHQIYYGFPGFSASQGLDRSVHARGQVYYLNEFRGYAFDPDEESLDEEGRFSDPDRARELTAMDFEALVLDSTLSFPFGRAHRMGISLRFYSYYGGFLDPAIEGFHSAFNLPNASREYFPQGKTAVSIDNDNGLTIDLERPGILPGDMEIFGIWTFSETRRTVWGLAWAVELPTGKKGTPGGNGHTDLGAQLLFEHLLGESFVLHLQQGFVVPGELIFGAGGEAKPLLISQSLAGLEWLCSDAWSLLGQIRIHTSPLTSRAPLNHSLFPGADQFEMPVTALQTGFRRSYDSWSLQVYLEQDFLTHEGPDILLSVAADWRIGSRN; the protein is encoded by the coding sequence ATGATGAACAGCGTTTCCAGAACTGCGCCGTTTTTTCTGTTGTCTCTCTTCCTGGTGCTTTTTTCCCGTCCCGATCCGGTTTTTGCCCATGGTCCGTTGCGGGGAAAACTCCTGGATGTTCCGCACCAGATCTACTATGGCTTTCCCGGGTTTTCAGCTTCCCAGGGCCTGGACCGGTCTGTGCATGCCCGGGGGCAGGTTTATTACCTGAACGAATTTCGGGGGTATGCCTTTGATCCGGATGAGGAAAGCCTCGATGAAGAGGGCAGGTTTTCAGATCCCGATCGCGCCAGGGAGCTCACGGCAATGGATTTTGAAGCCCTGGTTCTGGACAGCACACTCAGTTTTCCCTTCGGGCGGGCACACAGAATGGGAATAAGCCTCCGTTTCTACAGTTATTATGGAGGTTTTCTTGATCCCGCCATAGAGGGCTTTCATTCCGCTTTTAATCTGCCCAATGCCTCCAGGGAGTATTTTCCTCAAGGGAAAACCGCTGTGTCCATCGATAATGACAATGGGCTTACAATTGATCTGGAGAGGCCCGGAATACTTCCCGGGGACATGGAAATTTTCGGTATCTGGACCTTTTCAGAAACCCGGCGGACAGTCTGGGGACTGGCCTGGGCTGTGGAACTCCCCACGGGGAAAAAGGGGACTCCCGGGGGAAACGGCCATACTGATCTGGGAGCACAGCTGCTGTTTGAGCATCTTTTGGGGGAATCCTTTGTCCTGCATCTGCAGCAGGGTTTTGTTGTTCCCGGAGAACTGATCTTCGGAGCCGGCGGTGAAGCGAAACCCCTGCTTATCAGTCAGTCCCTCGCTGGTCTGGAATGGTTATGTTCCGATGCCTGGAGTCTGCTGGGGCAGATAAGGATACATACATCTCCCCTTACCTCCCGGGCGCCCCTGAATCACTCCCTCTTTCCAGGCGCGGATCAGTTTGAAATGCCTGTAACAGCCCTGCAGACGGGCTTTCGCCGAAGCTATGATTCCTGGAGTCTGCAGGTATACCTTGAGCAGGATTTCCTTACCCATGAAGGACCGGATATCCTGCTCAGTGTTGCAGCGGACTGGAGAATCGGCAGCCGGAACTGA
- a CDS encoding ABC-F family ATP-binding cassette domain-containing protein gives MISASDISLSFGERVLFKNVNIKFTPGNCYGVIGANGSGKSTFLKILSGEIKADSGEINTSPGERIAVLQQDQFAYDEYAVLDTVIMGHRKLYEIMSEKDSLYAKEDFSEEDGMRASELEGEFAEMGGWEAESEAAQLLSGLGIAEEFHAKKMKDLEGAQKVRVLLAQALFGDPDILLLDEPTNNLDLESISWLEDFLYNFKNTVIVVSHDRHFLNRVCTHIADIDFSKITLYVGNYDFWYMASQLANKQMKDEKKRREDKISELKEFIQRFSSNASKARQATARKKLIDKLTIDDIKPTSRRFPYISFDPGRESGKSILSVEGITKSLDGEVLLKDISFTIDKGDKIAFVGPFHQAKTVLFEILMGRMEPDSGSFDWGVTITPAYFPKDNSEYFTSDMSLVDWLRQYTDAEEEESYVRGFLGRMLFSGEESLKSVKVLSGGEKVRCMLSKMMLSGANFLIFDEPTNHLDLESISALNNGLMEFSEAILFTSHDHQFVDTVANRIIEFTPGGIIDRRMRLDDYLASEDVRAHRDKLYHKHLSLVI, from the coding sequence ATGATAAGCGCAAGTGACATAAGCCTCTCCTTTGGAGAGCGGGTACTGTTCAAAAACGTCAACATCAAATTCACCCCCGGCAACTGCTACGGTGTTATAGGCGCCAACGGCTCGGGAAAATCGACCTTCCTGAAGATCCTTTCGGGAGAAATCAAAGCCGACTCCGGCGAAATAAACACCTCCCCGGGGGAACGTATCGCCGTACTCCAGCAGGACCAGTTTGCCTATGATGAGTACGCGGTACTTGATACGGTCATCATGGGACACCGCAAACTCTACGAAATCATGTCCGAAAAAGACAGCCTCTATGCCAAGGAGGACTTCAGCGAAGAGGACGGTATGCGGGCCTCCGAGCTCGAGGGGGAATTTGCCGAAATGGGGGGATGGGAGGCAGAGTCCGAAGCGGCCCAGCTTCTGAGCGGTCTGGGAATCGCCGAGGAGTTTCACGCGAAGAAGATGAAAGACCTGGAAGGAGCCCAGAAAGTACGGGTACTCCTGGCCCAGGCCCTCTTTGGAGACCCCGATATTCTGCTTCTGGACGAGCCCACCAACAACCTCGACCTGGAATCAATCAGCTGGCTTGAGGACTTTCTCTACAATTTCAAGAATACCGTCATCGTCGTATCCCACGACAGACACTTTCTCAACAGGGTCTGTACGCACATAGCGGATATCGACTTCAGCAAGATCACCCTCTACGTGGGCAACTACGACTTCTGGTACATGGCAAGCCAGCTTGCCAACAAGCAGATGAAGGATGAGAAGAAGCGCAGGGAGGACAAGATCTCAGAACTGAAGGAGTTTATCCAGCGCTTCAGTTCCAACGCATCAAAGGCCCGGCAGGCGACGGCAAGGAAAAAGCTCATCGATAAACTGACTATCGACGACATCAAGCCGACCTCCCGAAGGTTTCCCTATATCAGTTTCGATCCAGGCCGGGAAAGCGGAAAGAGCATACTCAGCGTGGAGGGCATTACAAAAAGCCTTGACGGGGAAGTCCTGCTGAAGGATATAAGCTTTACCATCGACAAAGGTGACAAGATTGCCTTTGTCGGTCCCTTCCACCAGGCAAAAACGGTCCTTTTTGAGATCCTCATGGGACGCATGGAGCCCGATTCAGGAAGCTTTGACTGGGGAGTTACCATAACCCCCGCATATTTTCCCAAGGACAACAGCGAATATTTTACCTCCGACATGTCCCTGGTTGACTGGCTGCGACAGTACACCGATGCAGAGGAAGAAGAGAGTTACGTCCGCGGATTTCTGGGGCGTATGCTTTTTTCCGGCGAAGAATCCCTCAAATCGGTCAAGGTACTCTCCGGAGGCGAGAAGGTCCGCTGCATGCTGTCAAAAATGATGCTCTCCGGTGCGAACTTTCTTATTTTCGATGAACCGACAAACCACCTTGATCTTGAATCCATCAGCGCCCTGAACAACGGTCTTATGGAGTTCAGCGAGGCCATTCTGTTTACCAGCCATGACCACCAGTTTGTCGATACCGTGGCAAACAGAATAATCGAGTTTACCCCGGGGGGAATAATAGACCGAAGAATGCGTCTTGATGATTACCTGGCTTCCGAGGATGTACGGGCCCATCGTGACAAGCTCTACCACAAGCATCTCAGCCTGGTAATTTAA
- a CDS encoding uroporphyrinogen decarboxylase/cobalamine-independent methonine synthase family protein: MPVRDSVLEKKLSRFRDFWDRKPVKRPIIGIDIGGWFPFQRFSSLSRIADGAQISPEQLSSGECLSDYEEFFQRSLATEDDLIKGAAPISAIPWMEGVLGARLRRNRDSVWADERRLSWDDIFSFELTDDNPWLRRYLSFVQDLSEQGRGRYPVGLPILRGTADLFGMLRGHSEALIDCIEEPELSRKACAVCADALTGLVRQHHGTAGDFFGGYYIEQYGIWAPGPFVRLQEDESAVYSPDLYVRIIQDFDRKIAASFPYSLIHLHSASLFLLEHFLDVKEIDVFEINKDICEMDLPRMMPYLKRIQEAGRLLYIRGPLTRDDYRLISRELSPEGLVLQTVVQNLEEAREVHEALNGIYPGR; this comes from the coding sequence ATGCCTGTACGGGATTCTGTTTTAGAGAAAAAATTGTCCCGCTTTCGGGATTTCTGGGACCGCAAGCCTGTTAAGCGTCCCATTATCGGTATAGACATAGGCGGCTGGTTTCCTTTTCAACGTTTTTCTTCCCTGAGCAGAATTGCCGACGGCGCGCAGATCTCCCCGGAACAGCTTTCAAGCGGAGAATGTCTTTCTGACTACGAGGAGTTTTTCCAGCGGTCCCTGGCGACGGAGGATGACCTGATAAAAGGGGCTGCGCCGATCTCCGCCATACCCTGGATGGAGGGGGTACTTGGCGCACGCCTTCGGCGTAACCGGGACAGTGTGTGGGCCGATGAACGGCGGCTGAGCTGGGACGACATCTTCTCCTTTGAGCTGACGGATGATAACCCCTGGCTTCGCAGGTATCTTAGCTTTGTTCAGGATCTGTCTGAACAGGGCAGGGGACGGTATCCGGTGGGGCTTCCTATTCTGCGGGGAACGGCGGATCTTTTCGGAATGCTCCGCGGGCACAGCGAGGCCCTGATCGACTGCATTGAAGAGCCGGAACTTTCCAGGAAGGCTTGCGCAGTCTGTGCCGATGCCCTGACAGGGCTTGTTCGGCAGCATCACGGTACCGCGGGGGATTTTTTCGGAGGATACTATATCGAGCAGTACGGAATCTGGGCCCCGGGACCCTTCGTCCGTCTCCAGGAGGATGAGTCCGCCGTCTATTCTCCCGATCTTTATGTCCGGATAATACAGGATTTTGACCGGAAGATCGCCGCTTCTTTTCCTTACAGTCTTATCCACCTGCATTCTGCAAGCCTCTTTCTGCTCGAACATTTTCTCGATGTTAAGGAAATCGATGTGTTCGAGATCAACAAGGATATCTGTGAAATGGACCTGCCCCGGATGATGCCCTATCTTAAGCGCATACAGGAAGCAGGGCGCCTGCTGTATATCCGCGGTCCCTTGACCCGGGATGATTACCGGCTTATAAGCCGTGAGCTTTCTCCTGAGGGACTGGTACTGCAGACGGTCGTTCAGAACCTGGAGGAGGCCCGGGAGGTCCATGAAGCCCTGAACGGAATATACCCGGGCCGATGA
- a CDS encoding ABC transporter permease, whose amino-acid sequence MIEFPEVISIPLADWIDAIMNWLLTNMEQIFDIIRFIILQVMLAFENLFTLVPWFVIIILVFLTGWKFLGKWYDGFAFALMLFLIGTFGYWELAMLTLSIVFAAVIFSLLIGLPIGIVMARSDRAESIIKPILDGMQTMPSFVYLIPALMFFGLGKVPAIIATIIYAVPPVIRLTNVGIRTVDKEAVEAALAFGATPRMVLFDVQLPLAKPSIMVGVNQTTMMALAMVVIGSMIGAKGLGMEVLLSINRIDVGRGFEAGISIVLLAIIIDRLTHSFAKNDYTNSTEK is encoded by the coding sequence ATGATTGAGTTCCCGGAAGTAATATCCATCCCCCTGGCAGACTGGATCGATGCCATCATGAACTGGCTTCTTACCAACATGGAACAGATTTTTGATATCATCAGATTCATCATACTCCAGGTTATGCTGGCCTTCGAGAACCTCTTTACCCTGGTCCCCTGGTTTGTCATCATCATACTGGTCTTTCTGACGGGGTGGAAATTCCTCGGCAAGTGGTATGACGGCTTTGCCTTCGCTCTGATGCTGTTTTTAATTGGAACCTTCGGTTACTGGGAGCTGGCAATGCTCACCTTGAGTATCGTTTTCGCAGCGGTGATATTCTCTCTTCTTATCGGACTTCCCATCGGGATTGTCATGGCCCGGAGCGACAGGGCGGAATCCATCATCAAACCCATACTGGACGGAATGCAGACAATGCCTTCCTTTGTGTACCTTATTCCGGCCCTGATGTTTTTCGGCCTTGGAAAGGTCCCTGCAATAATAGCGACGATTATCTATGCTGTACCCCCGGTAATAAGACTGACAAATGTGGGCATACGAACAGTAGACAAAGAGGCTGTTGAAGCCGCCCTGGCCTTCGGCGCCACCCCCCGTATGGTCCTCTTCGACGTGCAGCTGCCCCTGGCGAAACCGTCGATCATGGTCGGCGTCAACCAGACAACCATGATGGCCCTTGCAATGGTGGTAATCGGCTCGATGATCGGAGCCAAGGGACTGGGAATGGAGGTCCTTCTTTCGATTAACCGCATAGATGTCGGACGGGGATTTGAAGCAGGCATCAGTATTGTACTTCTGGCAATAATCATCGATCGCCTTACCCACTCTTTCGCGAAAAACGACTACACCAACAGTACTGAGAAGTAA
- a CDS encoding lipid II:glycine glycyltransferase FemX, translating into MHPCKTEDIRVTPVLQQTAYWSEVKKLQGVSSAAFSVSVTSDELTVTAATGDSSEDLLVLFQEIGDGLSIAYVPYGPELDPGPENFGPFLEELSETLRGFLPAGCILIRYDLLWRSPWSEEDDRFDENGNWLGPPEQRSQEIRINFPTHNWNLRKAGSNILPADTVFIDLSRSEDELLDRMRAKTRYNVRLAQRRGVEVISADRTRLDTWYDLYRETCSRNGINLHGRFFFRAVADAATAFDDNSADMELLVARADGEDLAAMFLVSTGKRATYLFGASATKKRNLMPTYALQWEAIQRAKHKGCREYDMFGVSPSADKAHPMYGLYRFKTGFGGYIFHRMGCWDYPLDPAVYDQLRTLEMNSTGYHV; encoded by the coding sequence GTGCACCCGTGTAAAACAGAGGATATTCGCGTTACGCCTGTACTGCAGCAGACGGCTTACTGGTCCGAGGTGAAAAAGCTTCAGGGGGTATCCTCCGCCGCTTTCAGTGTCTCGGTGACTTCAGATGAACTGACAGTTACCGCGGCCACCGGCGATTCGTCAGAGGATCTGCTGGTACTGTTTCAGGAGATCGGTGACGGGCTTTCCATTGCGTATGTCCCCTATGGACCTGAGCTCGATCCGGGACCGGAGAATTTCGGCCCTTTCCTGGAGGAGTTATCGGAGACTTTACGGGGGTTTCTGCCTGCAGGCTGCATTCTGATCCGTTATGATCTGCTGTGGAGATCTCCCTGGTCAGAGGAGGACGATCGTTTTGACGAGAACGGCAACTGGCTCGGCCCTCCTGAACAGCGAAGTCAGGAGATCAGGATCAATTTCCCTACCCATAACTGGAATCTCCGAAAAGCCGGATCCAATATCCTTCCGGCGGATACGGTATTCATCGATCTGTCCAGGTCTGAAGATGAGCTGCTCGACCGCATGCGGGCCAAAACCAGGTATAATGTCCGTCTTGCTCAAAGGCGGGGGGTTGAGGTCATTTCCGCCGACAGAACCCGGCTCGATACCTGGTATGATCTGTACCGGGAAACCTGCAGCAGAAACGGAATCAATCTTCACGGGAGATTTTTTTTCCGCGCCGTTGCAGATGCAGCGACGGCTTTTGATGATAATTCCGCGGATATGGAGCTCCTTGTTGCCAGAGCAGACGGTGAAGATCTGGCCGCAATGTTTCTTGTAAGCACCGGTAAACGGGCTACCTACCTCTTCGGTGCCTCGGCAACGAAAAAAAGAAACCTGATGCCCACCTATGCCCTCCAGTGGGAAGCAATACAGCGGGCAAAACACAAGGGCTGCAGGGAATACGATATGTTCGGCGTCTCGCCTTCTGCCGACAAAGCTCACCCCATGTACGGCCTCTACCGCTTCAAGACGGGATTCGGCGGATATATCTTTCACCGCATGGGGTGCTGGGATTATCCTCTTGATCCCGCGGTATATGATCAGTTACGCACTCTTGAGATGAACAGCACCGGGTATCACGTGTAA
- a CDS encoding quaternary amine ABC transporter ATP-binding protein encodes MSSQNNREGSEAHYPEPQAPEESAGENEGFIQVKNLWKVFGRDAKRVLSPKMRKLSKEAIQEKTGCVIGMRDISLEVSKGEFYILMGLSGSGKSTLIRSLIRLNEPTSGTIIVNNTDVTKLNKEEILDFRKTTYGMVFQHYGLFPHMTVLDNATYGLKVKGLPKGERYAKAMQSLETVGLKGWEDYYPGALSGGMQQRVGLARALANDPDVLLMDEPFSGLDPLIRRQMQDELVELQDKLKKTIIFVTHDLHEALKLGDRIAIMRDGSIVQIGTPEQIVTEPADDYVHEFVRDASPAKVLTASSIMQEPEVLLYAWEGPNTAIHMLQSNKREAAFVVDKTRRLLGVATIERLKPLASEKKKNAKIPPEAIRGVPTVREDSYIEELFSIVNANPYPIPVTDDNGKLLGVVKTDTIFETIKSDEEDKHD; translated from the coding sequence ATGTCCAGTCAAAACAACCGGGAGGGCTCCGAAGCTCACTATCCCGAGCCGCAGGCACCGGAAGAATCTGCCGGAGAAAATGAAGGCTTTATTCAGGTTAAAAACCTCTGGAAGGTATTCGGCCGGGATGCAAAGCGAGTACTTTCTCCGAAGATGAGAAAGCTCTCAAAGGAAGCAATCCAGGAGAAAACCGGCTGCGTCATAGGAATGAGGGATATCTCTCTGGAAGTAAGCAAAGGCGAATTCTATATCCTGATGGGTCTCTCGGGCAGTGGAAAATCCACCCTCATCCGTTCACTGATACGCCTCAATGAACCGACCAGCGGTACAATCATTGTCAATAACACGGATGTTACAAAGCTGAACAAGGAAGAGATCCTTGATTTTCGCAAGACAACCTACGGTATGGTGTTTCAGCACTATGGACTCTTTCCCCATATGACCGTTCTGGATAATGCGACCTATGGTCTGAAGGTCAAAGGACTCCCCAAGGGAGAACGCTACGCCAAGGCCATGCAGTCCCTGGAAACGGTGGGGCTCAAGGGCTGGGAGGATTACTATCCCGGGGCCTTGAGCGGCGGAATGCAGCAGCGCGTCGGACTCGCGAGGGCCCTGGCAAACGATCCGGACGTCCTTTTAATGGATGAACCCTTCTCCGGCCTGGACCCCCTGATCAGGCGTCAGATGCAGGATGAACTGGTCGAACTGCAGGACAAACTGAAAAAGACGATTATCTTTGTAACCCACGATCTTCACGAAGCCCTTAAACTGGGAGACCGGATTGCAATAATGCGGGACGGCAGCATCGTACAGATCGGGACTCCGGAACAGATTGTAACCGAACCCGCGGATGATTATGTCCATGAATTCGTCCGGGACGCTTCCCCTGCCAAGGTCCTGACAGCCTCGAGCATCATGCAGGAACCGGAGGTTCTTCTCTACGCCTGGGAAGGTCCGAATACGGCGATTCATATGCTGCAGTCAAACAAACGTGAAGCAGCCTTTGTCGTGGATAAAACCCGCAGACTCCTTGGAGTCGCCACTATAGAACGTCTCAAACCCCTTGCCTCGGAAAAGAAGAAGAACGCTAAAATCCCTCCGGAAGCGATCCGCGGGGTACCGACGGTCAGGGAGGACAGCTATATAGAGGAGCTCTTCAGTATTGTTAACGCGAATCCCTATCCCATCCCGGTTACCGATGACAACGGAAAGCTTCTTGGCGTCGTAAAGACGGACACAATATTCGAAACCATCAAATCAGATGAGGAAGATAAACATGATTGA
- a CDS encoding ABC transporter ATP-binding protein — MQQNNYLQLNNLVKDFHDGRGNVVRAVDNISLSISKGEFVTLLGPSGCGKTTTLRMVAGFEVQTAGDIILNDKKINNVPAFDRNMPMVFQSYALFPHLTIFENIAYGLRIRKMPKDTIRNDVAMAAQMVNLVGLENRYPGELSGGQQQRVALARALVLKPEIILFDEPLSNLDAKLRIQTRTEIKRVQQLLGITALYVTHDQSEALSISDTIVIMHNGKIVQSGSPEDIYNHPADPFVSDFIGNANFFEGKITELDKSFVTVSLLGSEVRIPTANAQEGLNTGDEVMLAIKPEAVEVQPDTGQFTGKIEVSSFLGATTEYKVEYSDGFLTAIHPNTHGEVHNFRFGQDVHFSFKTDFFKVYKR, encoded by the coding sequence ATGCAACAGAATAACTATTTACAGCTCAATAATCTGGTTAAGGATTTTCATGACGGCAGAGGCAATGTTGTTCGTGCCGTGGATAATATCTCTCTCTCGATTTCCAAGGGTGAGTTTGTAACCCTTCTTGGTCCTTCGGGTTGCGGGAAGACAACGACCCTGCGCATGGTTGCAGGCTTTGAAGTACAGACCGCCGGAGACATAATCCTGAACGATAAAAAGATCAATAATGTCCCGGCTTTTGACCGCAATATGCCCATGGTGTTTCAGAGTTATGCTCTGTTTCCTCATCTCACCATTTTTGAAAATATTGCTTACGGGCTTCGGATCCGAAAAATGCCGAAGGACACTATCCGCAATGATGTGGCTATGGCCGCACAGATGGTGAACCTGGTGGGACTGGAGAACCGCTATCCCGGAGAACTTTCCGGAGGACAGCAGCAGCGGGTGGCTCTGGCCCGGGCCCTGGTGCTCAAACCGGAGATTATTCTATTTGATGAACCTCTCTCCAACCTTGACGCCAAACTCAGGATTCAGACGCGAACGGAAATCAAGCGGGTACAGCAGCTGCTCGGCATAACGGCACTGTATGTTACCCACGATCAGAGCGAAGCCCTCAGCATCAGCGACACTATCGTTATCATGCATAACGGAAAAATTGTACAAAGCGGAAGTCCGGAGGATATCTACAATCATCCTGCGGATCCCTTCGTCTCGGATTTTATCGGTAACGCCAACTTCTTCGAGGGAAAAATAACTGAACTGGATAAGAGCTTTGTAACTGTCTCGCTTCTGGGCTCGGAGGTCAGGATCCCCACTGCAAACGCTCAGGAAGGGCTGAATACCGGGGATGAGGTCATGCTGGCTATTAAACCCGAGGCTGTGGAGGTCCAGCCTGATACCGGACAATTTACCGGCAAAATAGAGGTGAGCAGTTTCCTTGGCGCAACTACGGAATACAAGGTAGAATACTCGGATGGATTTCTTACAGCGATTCATCCCAATACCCATGGAGAGGTACACAACTTCCGGTTTGGACAGGATGTCCACTTTTCTTTCAAGACCGATTTCTTTAAGGTGTACAAGCGTTGA